In a single window of the Leifsonia sp. 1010 genome:
- a CDS encoding D-alanine--D-alanine ligase family protein, whose amino-acid sequence MTDKVAVALLFGGRSSEHSISCATAAGVLEAIDRDKYDVIPIGITHDGAFTLQPDDASLFALNAEKLPEVEDNGSRILWPDSVATRELTVIDRDGGRSSLGDVDIVFPILHGPWGEDGTLQGMLELVGLPYVGSGVLASALGMDKHFTKTVLQQAGIPVAPWVTVSAYEWSTDADSVREAARELGLPAFVKPARAGSSVGVTKVKDWSELDAAMEIALAEDDRVLIESMVTGREVEIAVLGGRPGEPARASVAGEIVVSGRDFYDFAAKYLDAPGIDLVCPADLTDAQLAEMRELAIRGFDAIGGEGLARVDFFLTADGFVINEINTMPGFTPISMFPRCWQESGLSYPALIDELIQVALARAA is encoded by the coding sequence ATGACGGACAAGGTCGCGGTCGCGCTTCTCTTTGGGGGTCGCTCAAGCGAGCATTCGATCAGCTGCGCGACGGCGGCGGGCGTCCTTGAGGCGATCGACCGCGACAAGTACGACGTGATCCCGATCGGGATCACGCACGACGGCGCCTTCACGCTGCAGCCGGACGACGCATCGCTCTTCGCGCTGAACGCCGAGAAGCTGCCAGAGGTCGAAGACAACGGCTCGCGCATCCTGTGGCCGGACAGCGTCGCAACGCGCGAGCTGACGGTCATCGACCGCGACGGCGGCCGCTCGTCTCTCGGCGACGTCGACATCGTGTTCCCGATCCTCCACGGCCCGTGGGGAGAGGACGGCACCCTGCAGGGGATGCTCGAGCTCGTCGGGCTTCCGTACGTCGGCAGCGGTGTGCTCGCCAGTGCCCTGGGGATGGACAAGCACTTCACCAAGACCGTGCTGCAGCAGGCCGGCATCCCCGTGGCGCCCTGGGTGACGGTCAGCGCCTACGAGTGGAGCACCGACGCCGACTCCGTGCGCGAGGCCGCGCGCGAGCTGGGTCTCCCCGCGTTCGTCAAGCCCGCCCGGGCCGGTTCGAGCGTCGGCGTGACGAAAGTGAAGGACTGGTCGGAGCTCGACGCCGCGATGGAGATCGCACTGGCCGAGGACGACCGCGTGCTCATCGAGTCGATGGTCACCGGCCGCGAGGTCGAGATCGCCGTCCTCGGCGGACGGCCCGGCGAGCCTGCGCGAGCGTCGGTCGCCGGCGAGATCGTCGTCAGCGGACGCGACTTCTACGACTTCGCAGCGAAGTACCTGGACGCACCGGGCATCGACCTGGTCTGCCCGGCCGACCTCACGGACGCGCAGCTGGCCGAGATGCGCGAACTCGCCATCCGCGGCTTCGACGCCATCGGCGGGGAAGGGCTCGCGCGCGTCGACTTCTTCCTGACGGCCGACGGCTTCGTCATCAACGAGATCAACACCATGCCGGGCTTCACCCCGATCTCGATGTTCCCGCGATGCTGGCAGGAGTCAGGGCTGAGCTACCCGGCGCTGATCGACGAGCTCATCCAGGTCGCCCTCGCGCGCGCCGCCTGA
- a CDS encoding 1-acyl-sn-glycerol-3-phosphate acyltransferase: MPVKKQRSEKSRPSVFWVLAGLIVPIGSLLARFRIVDGDKFPRTGAFILTPNHYSEIDPVMIGMVAWKLGRLPRFLAKESLFHVPVLGWFLRRSGQVPVSRGGSARGSAPLEAAQKIADEGRIVVIYPEGSLSRDPDMWPMRGKTGAARMALEHDLPVIPIAHWGTQQVMARYAKKISWFPRKTIDVKVGDPVDLSAFRGRPLDNSTLTEATAVIMDAITALLEDLRGEKAPAERWDPSQHNQKETGRFDG; the protein is encoded by the coding sequence ATGCCCGTGAAGAAGCAGCGCTCGGAGAAGAGCAGACCGTCGGTGTTCTGGGTTCTCGCCGGCCTCATCGTGCCGATCGGGAGCCTGCTCGCCCGCTTCCGGATCGTCGACGGCGACAAGTTCCCGCGGACCGGCGCGTTCATCCTGACGCCCAACCACTACAGCGAGATCGACCCGGTCATGATCGGGATGGTCGCGTGGAAGCTGGGGCGGCTGCCGCGGTTCCTCGCGAAGGAGAGCCTGTTCCACGTTCCGGTGCTGGGATGGTTCCTGCGGCGGTCGGGCCAGGTCCCCGTCTCGCGCGGAGGCAGCGCCCGCGGCTCGGCGCCGCTCGAGGCGGCGCAGAAGATCGCCGACGAGGGACGGATCGTCGTCATCTATCCCGAGGGCTCGCTCAGCCGCGACCCGGACATGTGGCCGATGCGCGGCAAGACCGGGGCCGCCCGGATGGCCCTCGAGCACGACCTCCCGGTCATCCCGATCGCGCACTGGGGAACCCAGCAGGTGATGGCGCGCTACGCGAAGAAGATCAGCTGGTTCCCGCGCAAGACCATCGACGTCAAGGTGGGCGACCCGGTCGACCTGTCGGCGTTCCGCGGCAGGCCGCTCGACAACTCCACGCTCACCGAGGCGACAGCGGTCATCATGGATGCGATCACCGCTCTGCTCGAAGACCTGCGCGGCGAGAAGGCCCCGGCCGAGCGCTGGGATCCGTCGCAGCACAACCAGAAGGAGACCGGCCGCTTCGATGGCTAA
- the murA gene encoding UDP-N-acetylglucosamine 1-carboxyvinyltransferase, with protein MTSLLQDAQAAGARVGLKGDRITINGGRPLEGRIEVRGAKNFVTKAMVAAILGESPSVLRNVPDISDVRVVRGLLEVHGVKVTDGAEEGELLLDPSAVESAHMADIDAHAGSSRIPILFCGPLLHRLGEAFIPDLGGCRIGDRPIDYHLEVLRKFGAVVDKLPSGIRMTAPNGLHGAKLELPYPSVGATEQVLLTAVRADGITELKGAAIEPEIMDLINVLQKMGAVISVDTDRVIRIEGVDSLSGYTHTSLFDRNEAASWAAAALATGGDIFVGGARQPEMLTFLNVFRKVGGAFEIHDDGIRFYHPGGELKPVVIETDVHPGFMTDWQQPLVVALTKASGVSIVHETVYEQRFGFVDALIDMGAKIQVHKECLGGHPCRFGQRNFNHSAVIMGPVELKGADIEVPDLRGGFSHLIAALTAEGRSTVSNVGIISRGYENFITKLQLLGADFVLEG; from the coding sequence TTGACATCTCTTCTTCAGGACGCACAGGCAGCAGGAGCACGCGTGGGCCTCAAGGGCGATCGCATCACGATCAACGGCGGACGCCCCCTCGAGGGCCGCATCGAGGTGCGCGGCGCCAAGAACTTCGTCACGAAGGCCATGGTCGCGGCGATCCTCGGCGAGAGCCCGAGCGTGCTCCGCAATGTGCCGGACATCTCCGATGTCCGCGTGGTGCGCGGCCTGCTCGAGGTCCACGGCGTCAAGGTGACCGACGGCGCCGAGGAGGGCGAGCTGCTGCTCGACCCGAGCGCGGTCGAGTCGGCGCACATGGCCGACATCGACGCGCACGCCGGCTCCAGCCGCATCCCGATCCTGTTCTGCGGCCCGCTGCTGCACCGCCTGGGCGAGGCGTTCATCCCCGACCTCGGCGGCTGCCGCATCGGCGACCGGCCGATCGACTACCACCTCGAGGTGCTGCGCAAGTTCGGCGCTGTCGTCGACAAGCTGCCCAGCGGCATCCGCATGACGGCCCCGAACGGCCTCCACGGCGCAAAGCTGGAGCTCCCGTACCCGAGCGTCGGGGCGACGGAGCAGGTGCTCCTCACCGCCGTGCGGGCGGACGGCATCACCGAGCTCAAGGGCGCGGCCATCGAGCCGGAGATCATGGATCTCATCAACGTGCTCCAGAAGATGGGCGCCGTGATCTCGGTCGACACCGACCGCGTGATCCGCATCGAGGGCGTCGACTCGCTCTCCGGCTACACCCACACCTCGCTGTTCGACCGCAATGAGGCCGCCAGCTGGGCTGCGGCCGCGCTCGCGACCGGCGGCGACATCTTCGTCGGCGGCGCACGGCAGCCCGAGATGCTCACATTCCTCAACGTCTTCCGCAAGGTCGGCGGCGCCTTCGAGATCCACGACGACGGCATCCGCTTCTACCACCCGGGCGGTGAGCTCAAGCCGGTCGTCATCGAGACGGACGTGCACCCCGGCTTCATGACGGACTGGCAGCAGCCGCTCGTCGTGGCGCTCACTAAGGCGTCCGGCGTGTCGATCGTCCACGAGACCGTGTACGAGCAGCGTTTCGGCTTCGTCGACGCGCTCATCGACATGGGCGCGAAGATCCAGGTCCACAAGGAGTGCCTCGGCGGCCACCCGTGCCGCTTCGGTCAGCGCAACTTCAACCACTCGGCCGTCATCATGGGCCCGGTGGAGCTGAAGGGCGCCGACATCGAGGTTCCGGACCTTCGCGGCGGCTTCAGCCACCTGATCGCGGCCCTGACCGCCGAGGGGCGCTCGACCGTGAGCAACGTCGGAATCATCAGCCGCGGCTACGAGAACTTCATCACGAAGCTGCAGCTGCTCGGCGCCGACTTCGTCCTCGAAGGCTGA
- the leuD gene encoding 3-isopropylmalate dehydratase small subunit has product MEKFETVTGTAVPFRRSDVDTDQIIPAVFLKRVTKTGFEDALFYAWRQDPDFILNRPEYQGATVLVTGPDFGTGSSREHAVWALRDFGFRVVLCPRFADIFRGNAGKQGLLTGIISEEDAERLWGAIEAQPGISATVDLVAKTATVGEVQVSFDIDDYTRWRLLEGLDDIALTLRDEARISEYESGRASWRPTTLPVKL; this is encoded by the coding sequence ATGGAGAAGTTCGAGACCGTCACCGGAACCGCCGTCCCGTTCCGGCGCTCCGACGTCGACACCGACCAGATCATCCCGGCGGTGTTCCTCAAGCGCGTCACCAAGACCGGCTTCGAGGACGCCCTGTTCTACGCCTGGCGCCAGGACCCGGACTTCATCCTCAACCGACCGGAGTACCAGGGCGCGACCGTGCTCGTCACGGGCCCCGATTTCGGCACGGGTTCGTCACGCGAACATGCCGTCTGGGCGCTCCGCGACTTCGGTTTCCGCGTGGTCCTGTGCCCTCGGTTCGCCGACATCTTCCGCGGCAACGCGGGCAAGCAGGGCCTGTTGACCGGCATCATCTCCGAAGAGGACGCCGAGCGGCTGTGGGGGGCGATCGAAGCCCAGCCGGGAATATCGGCGACGGTGGATCTGGTTGCCAAGACTGCGACCGTCGGTGAGGTCCAGGTGTCTTTCGACATCGACGACTACACTCGCTGGCGTTTGCTCGAAGGGCTGGACGACATCGCCCTCACCCTGCGCGACGAGGCGCGAATCTCCGAATACGAATCGGGCCGCGCGAGCTGGCGGCCCACGACCCTCCCGGTGAAACTTTGA
- a CDS encoding NAD(P)H-dependent glycerol-3-phosphate dehydrogenase: MAKAVKAPIARPRRIAVLGAGSWGTTFAKILADGGSDVVLWARRPELAREINEVKRNSDYLEGINLPRNLRATSRLGEAMSGAEQVFVSIPSQTLRSNLEAMIPYLSPETVVVSLMKGVEKGTGLRMSEVIAQGLPIDVERIAVASGPNLALEIAREQPTAAVVSSASLETAQAVAIAATNRYFRSFVNTDVIGTEFGGVLKNLIAVAIGIVDGVGYGENTKASIITRGLVEMTDFAVAYGAQAETLSGLAGLGDLIATCESSLSRNNTAGRLLGQGYGFHDVVKQMNQTAEGLASVAPILHLAEARGVEMPIVRQVSQVLAGTLDPKDIAPHLTTDSDEPQGERTTDDGQGRGRASLWGSLKRAFDQLRDGGGRP, encoded by the coding sequence ATGGCTAAAGCAGTGAAGGCTCCCATCGCGCGTCCCCGCCGCATCGCCGTGCTCGGCGCCGGCAGCTGGGGCACCACGTTCGCGAAGATCCTCGCCGACGGCGGGTCCGACGTCGTGCTCTGGGCGCGTCGTCCGGAGCTCGCCCGCGAGATCAACGAGGTGAAGCGCAACAGCGACTACCTCGAAGGCATCAACCTCCCGCGGAACCTCCGTGCCACCAGCCGCCTCGGTGAGGCGATGAGCGGTGCGGAGCAGGTGTTCGTCTCCATCCCCAGTCAGACGCTCCGCTCGAACCTCGAGGCGATGATCCCGTACCTGAGTCCGGAGACGGTCGTCGTCAGCCTGATGAAGGGCGTCGAGAAGGGCACCGGGCTGCGGATGAGCGAGGTCATCGCTCAGGGGCTGCCGATCGACGTGGAGCGCATCGCGGTGGCGTCCGGCCCGAACCTGGCGCTGGAGATCGCGCGCGAGCAGCCCACGGCGGCCGTCGTGTCGTCGGCCAGCCTGGAGACGGCGCAGGCTGTGGCCATCGCGGCGACCAACCGCTACTTCCGGAGCTTCGTCAACACCGATGTCATCGGCACGGAGTTCGGGGGCGTGCTGAAGAACCTGATCGCCGTCGCGATCGGCATCGTGGACGGCGTCGGCTACGGCGAGAACACGAAGGCGTCGATCATCACGCGCGGCCTGGTCGAGATGACGGACTTCGCCGTTGCCTACGGCGCACAGGCCGAGACGCTGTCCGGCCTCGCAGGCTTGGGCGACCTGATCGCCACGTGCGAGTCGTCGCTGAGCCGCAACAACACGGCGGGCCGGCTGCTCGGCCAGGGATACGGCTTCCACGACGTCGTGAAGCAGATGAACCAGACGGCGGAGGGTCTCGCGTCCGTCGCGCCGATCCTGCACCTCGCCGAGGCGCGCGGGGTGGAGATGCCGATCGTCCGTCAGGTGAGCCAGGTGCTCGCCGGTACGCTCGATCCGAAAGACATCGCACCGCATCTCACGACGGATTCGGACGAGCCGCAGGGCGAAAGGACAACGGATGACGGACAAGGTCGCGGTCGCGCTTCTCTTTGGGGGTCGCTCAAGCGAGCATTCGATCAGCTGCGCGACGGCGGCGGGCGTCCTTGA
- a CDS encoding DUF3515 family protein — MKSRRRALPAVLLAGAALLLAGCAPTVSLDPAANSNAPGCAEISVRLPDSVADKAKRETDAQATGAWGDPAAVILRCGVPPIGATTKPCVNVNGVDWVLMTDPAAKTIVYQTFGRVPATEVIIDHVSGVSDSSVLPEFASAVSTVKQTQKCLSTLDTDPTARPSP, encoded by the coding sequence ATGAAGTCCCGTCGCCGCGCCCTCCCGGCCGTCCTGCTCGCAGGCGCCGCCCTGCTCCTCGCGGGCTGCGCGCCCACCGTCTCCCTCGACCCCGCCGCGAACAGCAACGCGCCCGGTTGCGCCGAGATCAGCGTTCGCCTGCCCGACTCGGTCGCCGATAAGGCGAAGCGCGAGACGGATGCGCAGGCGACCGGCGCCTGGGGCGATCCGGCTGCCGTCATCCTGCGCTGCGGCGTTCCGCCGATCGGGGCGACGACGAAGCCGTGCGTCAACGTCAACGGCGTCGACTGGGTGCTCATGACGGACCCGGCCGCTAAGACGATCGTCTACCAGACCTTCGGCCGCGTGCCGGCGACGGAGGTCATCATCGACCACGTTTCGGGCGTCTCCGACTCGTCCGTGCTGCCCGAGTTCGCCAGCGCCGTCTCCACCGTCAAGCAGACGCAGAAGTGCCTGTCCACGCTCGACACCGACCCGACCGCGAGGCCGAGTCCCTGA